GGTATCAGCCACCATCCCGATGAACACATCGAGCGTGATGACGCCGAGGTCGCAGTCCGCGCCCTGGCGCACGCCGTCGAGCAGCTTCTTATGACAAGGAATAATTGATATGACCCAGACCATTGAAGCGGCCGTAGCGGCACAGGGCCTAACCATCCCCGCCATCCCGCGTCCCCGCGGTGCCTTCCTGCCCTGGTCACGACTGGGCAACCAGCTGTTCCTGGCCGGCCAGATCTGCGAGCGGGGCGGAGAGGTCCTCTATCCGGGTAAAGTGGGCGCCGAGTTCGACCTCGAGACTGCCAAGCTGGCCGCCCAAGCCTGTGCCCTTAACCTGCTGGCCTCGCTCAGCGATGCTGTCGAAGGCGACATGAACCGAGTTGTACGCTGTGTACGTATGAATGGCTTCGTCAATGTGGCCCCCGGGTTCCACGACGTACCGCTGGTAATCAACGGCGCCTCCGAGCTCTTCATCGCCCTGTTCGGCGAGAACGGACGCCATGCCCGCACGGCCATTGGTGTCGCTACCTTGCCCGGCAATGCGGCCGTCGAAGTCGAATCGATATTCGAAATTCGCGACTGACCCCGGAGCCACGACATGACCGACTCACCTCTGAAGCGCCCACTGCGCGAGCTGTACGCCGAACTGCGAGGCGGCAAGCTCACGGCAACCGCCCTGGCCGAGGCCTCCCTGGAAGCTAACCGTATCCGCTGTCAGCATAACCATGCCTACCTGACCTGGAACGGTGAGGCTGCCCCGGCCTTTGCCCAGGCCACCGATGCCGTGATCTGCCAAGGCGGGGATGCAGGCGCACTGATGGGCATTCCCGTCTCGGTCAAGGACATCTATGCCGTGCCTGGCTTGCCGACCTATGCCGGCTCATCCCAGCGACTGCCCCTGCAGTGGGAACAGCCGGGACCCATGATCGAAGCCCTGCTCGCCCATCTACCCAGTGTTATGGGCAAGACCCACTCGGTAGAATTTGCCTTTGGAGGCTTGGGACAAACGCCCACTGGGGCACACCCCGTAACCCCTGGGATCGACAAGCCCATCGAACGCCCGGCGGCTCCAGTTCCGGAGCCGGAATCTCTTTGATCGGCGGTACCGCAAGCCTGGCCCTCGGCACCGACACCGCCGGCTCGGTACGCATTCCGGCCGCCATGACCGGCGTCGCCGGCCTCAAAACCACTGCCGGCCGCTGGCCGACAAACCAGATCGTGCCGCTCTCCACCACCTTAGACACCCCAGGGTTGCTAGCCCATCGTGTGGACGACCTGGCCTTTGCTTTCGATGCCCTAGACGGCACGCTGACACGTCACTCCGCTCGTGTCCCTTCGCCACCGGTGCTGGCCGATCTCACCTTCGGGGTCCCTGGCGCCTTCTTCTGGGACGACTGCAGCCCCGGCGTCGCCGAAGCCGTCGAGGCAGCCATCCACCAGCTCGAGGCCGCCGGGGCTCGTCTGGTCACACTGGAATTGCCCCATACTGATGAGGCCTACGCGTTGTTCCAGCAGGGGGGCTGGCCGCGGCCGAGCTGGCAGCATTCCTCAAGACCGAAATGCCCGAGATGCTTGAGGCCCTGGATCCCAATGTCGCCGCCCGGGTCAGCGCGGCCGATGATATGCCAGCCTGGGAGTATGTGCATCGCCGCACGGTCATCGACAAGCTCTACATGGCTGCCGCGACGCGCCTGGCAGATGTAGATGCCATGCTCACGCCCACCGTGGCCCTAACCCCGCCCACCCTGGAGAGCCTGCTCCCTGAGGGGGCCTATGTCAGAGCCAATATGCACGCGCTACGCAACACCGTGATGGCCAACTTCATGGGGCTCTGCGGGCTTACGATGCCTGTGGGTAAGGACAACACCGGCATGCCGGTCGGGCTTCAGGTTCTGGCCGGCCCTTGGCAGGAGGCCCGGCTGCTGGCTATCGGCCAAGCCATCGAGGTGCAGCTGGGTACCGGCATTTCCCTGCTCGGCGACCCCCCGGCGCCCTGATCGACCGCTCGGCTGCGGCATCACTGGTCCACCTTGAGCCAGCAGGACAGCTTGGAGCTAACCCGAATGACCGATTGGAATCGCATGACCATAGCTTGCTTTCAGCTTGGGCTCGCTGAGGGAGAATTCTCACCGCTTGACTGGTGGATGGCTTGCCGGGAACGCATCGATGCCTTGGAGCCGGACATCCAGGCCTGGGAATGCCTGGCCCCCGAGCCCGTCATCACGAGGTATGATGGAGGTGATCCATACCCTACTTTGTGTGGGGTCCCAGTAGGTATCAAGGATATCATCGACACGGCACGCCTACCCACCACTTGGGGAACCCGAGGATATCACCGGGTCAACGGATCCGACATGGACGCCGCCGTTATCACTCAACTCAGTCAGCTCGGCGCCCTACTCATGGGAAAGACGGTGTCGACCGAGTACGCCTATTTCCAGCCTAGCAAGACCCGTAATCCCCGTGACCCGTCACGCACCCCGGGTGGCTCCTCGAGTGGTTCGGCTGCGGCCGTCGCCGCCGGCATGGTACCGGTGGCCCTTGGCACCCAGACAGTGGGGAGCATCATCCGTCCCGCCAGCTACTGCGGCGTGGTGGGATTCAAGCCTACCCACGGTACGCTAAGCGTCACCGGTATTAAGGCACTAGCCCCGTCACTGGACACCCTGGGTTGGTTCACTCGGCACATGGATGACACTCGCACACTGTTCACTACCCTAGCCGGCAGTGATCCGATCACCATCTTGGAGCGGCTCGATGGTGTGCGCGTCGGCCTATGCCGGCTACCAAGCACTCCCTTACTATCATCGGACGCTACTGCCGCCTTGGAAAGTGCCGCCTCCAAGATGACCTCGCTGGGTGCCCACATCAGCTCCGTCGATCTAGGCGCTTCATTCGATAACCTCGTGACGCACCAGCAAAACATTCTGGCTTATGAAGCCGTGCGTGCCCTGGCCAGCGAGCGTACCCACTTCGAAGCATCAATGAGTCCGGCCCTGAAAGGTCTGCTCGATGAGGGACAAGACCTCTCACTGGAACGCTACTGGCAGTCACGGCAGGCTGCCGATCGCGCCAGGCTTGCGCTGTCACAGCTTGCCGAGCGCTTCGACGTGATACTTGCACCCAGCGCCCCGGGCGTTGCACTCAAGGGTCATGAAAGTACCGGCGACCCGATCTACTCACGCGCCTGGACGTTGCTAGGAGTCCCCTGCGTGAACCTGCCGCTTTACTGGACGCCCCAAGGCCTGCCGGTCGGCATACAACTGATTGCCGATCGGTATCAGGATCAACGGCTTTTGAGTATCGCCAGCGCGCTGATGCCTTGATTCATTTCAATAACAAGGAGATGACGAAATGGCCCACCCTATGCCCATCAAGTCCGTTCACGGCCAGCATTGCCACCATGGCTGGAGCAACGCCAACTCACCCGCAGAAATCGTGGCTCCCGGCGCTACCCTCACCTTCGAGTGCCAGGACGCCGCTGGTGGCTACTTTACCCGCGCGTCAAGTGCCGCTGACGTCGATGCCATGCCTTTCGAGCGCCTGAACCCCGTCACCGGTCCAATCTTCATTGATGGCGCCCAGCCAGGAGACGTACTTAAGATCACGATCAATGAATTTCGCCCTTCGGGTTTCGGCTGGACAGCGATAATTCCCGGATTCGGGCTTCTAGCTGACCAGTTCACCTCACCAGGCCTGTTCCTCTGGGATTATGACACCACTTCCCGGACACCCGCCGCCTACGGCGGCCAGGCGCGCATTCCCCGCAAACTTTCGCTGGCACAATAGGCTTGGCCCCCGCGGCACCGGGCATACACTCCATCGTACCGCCGAGGCGAGTCGGTGGAAATCTCGACATTCGTGACCTAAGTGCCGGCAGTACATTTATCTGCCAGTAGAAGTTGCCGGAGCGCTGTTCTCAATCGGGGATACCCATGCTACCCAAGGGGATGGCGAGGTCTGCGGCACAGCCATAGAATGCGCTATGCAGGTCAGCGTCACCCTCGACCTGATCAAGGATACCCCCTGGCCATGCCGCGCTTCAGCACCTCAAGGCCGGTGACGCGCCACTTGGATGGTGCTGGCTATGAGGTATTCACGGGCATAGGACCCGACCTGATGACTGGCGCTCGCCAAGCGGCGGAAGGCGCCATCGACTGGCTGGGCATGACGCACAACCTGCCGGCCGATCAGGCCTACATGCTCTGCTCTGTCTGCGGCGACCTGAGGATCAGCGAAATCGTAGATGCACCCAACTGGGTAGTGGCGTTCTATCTACCAAGAATTATTTTCGAATAGTCTAATTAGACAAGTTATGTATATCACTCCTGTGAGCTGAGCCCACCCTGGGCTTGTTACACCTCACAGGAGTTCCAATATGCCTCCACCCTGCTCGCGCTGTGTCTCGCAGCGCTAAAAGGTCGTGCAGCCGGAGAAGGTGCTGGAGTTCTACCGGGACCTGACCGATTACGCCAGCTATGAGCTGGAGACGGCTGGCGTGCTCAAGGGCGGCGGTCGCAAGTTCTGGGCACTGGCCCGCAGCGGCTGGAGGAGTGCTTTGAAGGGGCAGGATCAGGTCAATGCCTATCTGTTGCTGGCCACGTCCTGCGATGGGTCGCTTGCCACCGTGGCTACGCCAACCTCGGTACGGGTGGTCTGCAACAACACCCTGACCATTGCCGTGGACGGCATAAGTCAGGGCGTGAAGGTCTCGCACAGCACCGAGTTCGATCCCAAGCGGGCCCGCAGCAACGACTACCGCATGGGGGCTCCGCCTGGTTCAGCCAAGGGGCCCAGCCTCAAGAACAAGGCGCTAGAGTCGACCTTGGCGCTGGTGGCCTGATCGACTGCGGATGTTGAGAGACCGATCACAACCATCACGAGAAGTGGGTCAAGCAGACTCTGGCCTGCAATGTTGCAGCGGTGATGCTGTCCACATCCCCTCAGCAATCCTGAGCAGAGCAATGACGACCAGAATATTACATAGCACTTGTAAGACGATTGGGTTAATTGAGGTAAGAGTGTTCCTTCATATCGCCACCGCTTTCGAATTGCACTCGCCCTCCCTTGTTACCATACAGCTTTTCGGTGGAGTGGTGGTAATAGTTGAAAGAGCCCAGCTGTTTCCGGCCAGGCTCTTCTAGTAAATATATTGGGCTACAATTCGCCAGGTAATTCAAAATTGAACAACAGGTCGTCCTGAGCGTCCATCCCTGCCAACTAAAGTAACCGACACTCGCGAAAATGGCGCTATTTTGCTGAATAACGCTCTGCAGTTGCCAACATCTCCGGCAACCCAATCGCCTCATTGAGTTCATCGAAAGCCGCCATGCGGTCGCGAAAGGGTTCGGTGGTGCCGTGAGCCTTGAGGCTCTCGAAGTAAGCCGTCACCTGGCGAATCACTGCGCGAGCCAGCCCACCGGGGAAAATCACCAATTTGAAGCCTAAATCGGCGAGCTGTTCGGCGCTGCCCGCCGGGGTGCGACCACCCTCGACCATATTGGCCAACAGCGGTACACGATGTTTAAAATGCTCGGTAATCATTAACTGCTGTTGCCGGCTCTGGGGCGCCTCGATGAATAGCACATCCGCCCCCGCTTCCAAATAATGCTCGCCACGCTCTATGGCCGCTTCGATCCCTTCCACAGCTATACCATCGGTCCGCGCGATGATCTGTGTCGCCTTGCTATGGCGTGCATCACAGGCCGCCTGGATTTTACCTACCATTTCATCGGCACTAATCAAGGTCTTGCCACTAAGGTGACCGCAACGCTTGGGAAATGTCTGATCCTCAAGCTGGATCCCAGAAGCACCGCTGCGCTCGAATATACGTACAGTACGCTGCACGTTAAGTGCATTGCCATAGCCAGTATCGGCGTCAACAATCAAGGCAATATCGACGCGGTCGCGAATCGCCGCGATGCTGTCGGCAACCTCGGTCATGGTCACTAGACCCAAGTCAGGACGGCCCAGTTGGGTGTAGGCCAGACTGGCCCCAGATAGATATAGGCACTCGAAGCCAGCCTGCGCCGCTAGGTTGGCCGTAAAGGGGTCATAGACACCTGGAGCGACCACTGCACCTTGAGTTTGTTGGATCAAGTCGATTAGCGGAATCATGGCATTACCCTCAAAGATAGAGATTACGCGTCCCAGACGCGTTTGTTGTTAGAGGTCTTGCGCCCGAGCGACATCTGATGCTCATAGGTGTCGGGACAATAAAACCCTTCAATGTATTCCACGGGCCGGCCGTCTTCATCAAATACCGTGCGGCGGATGCATAGCAGTGCATCACCCGGTTCCATATTGAGTAAGTTGGCTTGGTTGGGTGTTGCTAACTTGGCAGTAATTGCTTGCTCAGCGTGAGTCACCTTGGCCCCGGCACGCTCAAGCAATAACAATAGTGGCTGGGTAGCCATGTCATCCCCAGTGAAGGCGCGGCCTATCGTTTCTGGCACATAGGTGGTCAGCAGCGAGAACGGCGCACCGCGGTGGCTACGAACACGGATAGCTTTCTGCACCAGCGCTCCCGGCGCCACTTCAAGCGCAAGTGCAACCTCAGCAGAGGCAGCGACATAGCCGAAATCGTGCACCTTGACCTCAGTTTTAAGGCCCATGGCTATCAGGTTCTCTATGACACCTGAAATACTTGCCTGCACAGGCGAATGCTCGTTAGAGGCTATGGGGAAGGTGCCCCTGCCACGATAGCGCACCACCAAACCTTCTCGATCCAAGCGTTCCATCGCCTTGCGAATAGTAATTCGCGAGACCTGAAACTGCTCAGTCAGCAGAATTTCGTTAGGGAGGGGTTGTTCGGGGGTATAGCGCCCTTCAAGAATTTCCTGGCGCAAGACCAAATAGACACGATGATGCTTCGGCCATGGGTCACTTGAGTCCCCGTTGGGCTGACGTTTTAAGAGGTCTGTCACTGCGCCTCCTACCTTACTCGGTAGCTTGTTAGGCGAACGGTGAGCTCGCGATTACTGGACTTTAT
This DNA window, taken from Halomonas sp. TA22, encodes the following:
- a CDS encoding acetamidase/formamidase family protein produces the protein MAHPMPIKSVHGQHCHHGWSNANSPAEIVAPGATLTFECQDAAGGYFTRASSAADVDAMPFERLNPVTGPIFIDGAQPGDVLKITINEFRPSGFGWTAIIPGFGLLADQFTSPGLFLWDYDTTSRTPAAYGGQARIPRKLSLAQ
- a CDS encoding acetamidase/formamidase family protein; translated protein: MGDTHATQGDGEVCGTAIECAMQVSVTLDLIKDTPWPCRASAPQGR
- a CDS encoding oxaloacetate decarboxylase; amino-acid sequence: MIPLIDLIQQTQGAVVAPGVYDPFTANLAAQAGFECLYLSGASLAYTQLGRPDLGLVTMTEVADSIAAIRDRVDIALIVDADTGYGNALNVQRTVRIFERSGASGIQLEDQTFPKRCGHLSGKTLISADEMVGKIQAACDARHSKATQIIARTDGIAVEGIEAAIERGEHYLEAGADVLFIEAPQSRQQQLMITEHFKHRVPLLANMVEGGRTPAGSAEQLADLGFKLVIFPGGLARAVIRQVTAYFESLKAHGTTEPFRDRMAAFDELNEAIGLPEMLATAERYSAK
- a CDS encoding amidase produces the protein MACRERIDALEPDIQAWECLAPEPVITRYDGGDPYPTLCGVPVGIKDIIDTARLPTTWGTRGYHRVNGSDMDAAVITQLSQLGALLMGKTVSTEYAYFQPSKTRNPRDPSRTPGGSSSGSAAAVAAGMVPVALGTQTVGSIIRPASYCGVVGFKPTHGTLSVTGIKALAPSLDTLGWFTRHMDDTRTLFTTLAGSDPITILERLDGVRVGLCRLPSTPLLSSDATAALESAASKMTSLGAHISSVDLGASFDNLVTHQQNILAYEAVRALASERTHFEASMSPALKGLLDEGQDLSLERYWQSRQAADRARLALSQLAERFDVILAPSAPGVALKGHESTGDPIYSRAWTLLGVPCVNLPLYWTPQGLPVGIQLIADRYQDQRLLSIASALMP
- a CDS encoding GntR family transcriptional regulator, giving the protein MTDLLKRQPNGDSSDPWPKHHRVYLVLRQEILEGRYTPEQPLPNEILLTEQFQVSRITIRKAMERLDREGLVVRYRGRGTFPIASNEHSPVQASISGVIENLIAMGLKTEVKVHDFGYVAASAEVALALEVAPGALVQKAIRVRSHRGAPFSLLTTYVPETIGRAFTGDDMATQPLLLLLERAGAKVTHAEQAITAKLATPNQANLLNMEPGDALLCIRRTVFDEDGRPVEYIEGFYCPDTYEHQMSLGRKTSNNKRVWDA
- a CDS encoding acetamidase/formamidase family protein — protein: MPRFSTSRPVTRHLDGAGYEVFTGIGPDLMTGARQAAEGAIDWLGMTHNLPADQAYMLCSVCGDLRISEIVDAPNWVVAFYLPRIIFE
- a CDS encoding DUF932 domain-containing protein — encoded protein: MQPEKVLEFYRDLTDYASYELETAGVLKGGGRKFWALARSGWRSALKGQDQVNAYLLLATSCDGSLATVATPTSVRVVCNNTLTIAVDGISQGVKVSHSTEFDPKRARSNDYRMGAPPGSAKGPSLKNKALESTLALVA
- a CDS encoding RidA family protein, with product MTQTIEAAVAAQGLTIPAIPRPRGAFLPWSRLGNQLFLAGQICERGGEVLYPGKVGAEFDLETAKLAAQACALNLLASLSDAVEGDMNRVVRCVRMNGFVNVAPGFHDVPLVINGASELFIALFGENGRHARTAIGVATLPGNAAVEVESIFEIRD
- a CDS encoding amidase family protein, whose translation is MPEMLEALDPNVAARVSAADDMPAWEYVHRRTVIDKLYMAAATRLADVDAMLTPTVALTPPTLESLLPEGAYVRANMHALRNTVMANFMGLCGLTMPVGKDNTGMPVGLQVLAGPWQEARLLAIGQAIEVQLGTGISLLGDPPAP